A window of the Ipomoea triloba cultivar NCNSP0323 chromosome 14, ASM357664v1 genome harbors these coding sequences:
- the LOC116005246 gene encoding SWR1 complex subunit 6: MDEEASNSARRMSTRSRKVAPKMAAALASSDNRTQAILARLDALESDNAVPEPVQLDDDDEASLDDDDQVYQKRQSKGTKRKTRQAKALENKKAPKTFIELLNEANLESLPPHVPTYLRAAAGPPSSTCRRHFCTVCGFSAPYTCVQCGMRFCSIRCRTIHNDTRCLKFVA, from the exons ATGGATGAGGAAGCGTCGAATTCAGCACGTCGAATGTCGACGAGATCTCGTAAGGTTGCTCCGAAAATGGCTGCTGCGCTTGCAAGCTCCGACAATCGAACACAG GCAATTTTGGCCCGCCTTGATGCTTTGGAAAGTGACAATGCTGTGCCGGAGCCGGTGCAACTTGATGACGATGATGAAGCCTCTCTTGATGACGATGATCAAG TATATCAGAAGAGGCAATCGAAAGGCACTAAAAGGAAAACACGCCAAGCCAAGGCTCTTGAGAACAAGAAGGCTCCAAAGACATTCATTGAGCTCTTGAATGAG GCAAACCTGGAGTCCTTGCCTCCCCATGTCCCCACCTACTTGAGAGCAGCAGCGGGACCTCCGAGCTCCACCTGCCGTCGTCATTTCTGCACTGTTTGTGGATTCTCTGCTCCCTATACATGTGTACAGTGTGGGATGCGCTTCTGTTCAATCCGATGCCGGACCATCCACAATGATACTCGATGTTTGAAATTTGTTGCCTGA